The proteins below come from a single Cylindrospermopsis raciborskii Cr2010 genomic window:
- a CDS encoding IS1634 family transposase translates to MKLKSEEIEIQNIDHLGIVAGIIDSIGIVEIINELIGVEKDEKVNAGQVVKAMIINGLGFVSKPLYMFPEYFETIACEHLIGAGVKPEYLNDDKLGRVMDKMFEKGLSTIFFIIAVKAAQKFGVSLSTSHLDSSSMHVHGKYNTSLQEVIFESQKIGDNQELEEMTAKLPKEITISYGYSRDHRPDLKQFIIEMICSGDGDMPIFLKLASGNQVDSSCFGQIAVEYQKQLEVNSLMVADSALYTESNLKMMSELSWLCRVPVSIKAAKSLILTIPESEFIDSTIPGYKLASKIENYAGIEQRWLVVQSQERRESDLRKLTQKIIKSESKAVQDLRKLSQEEFACEADAIKALSKLSKQFKYHKINESTVTQVKSNKKDSSGETSYQILAKVSEDERKINRESLSAGRFIIATNVLDSKELSNDSMLSEYKAQQCCERGFRFLKDPLFFADSIFLKSPKRIESMGMIMGLCLLVYTLAQREIRAALRESKSTIKDQLGKLTNRPTLRWIFQCFQGIHLVEYNNEKQVSNWTKDRDFILNLLPNDCLRYYRLVT, encoded by the coding sequence GTGAAATTAAAAAGTGAAGAAATAGAAATTCAGAATATAGACCATCTAGGGATAGTAGCAGGAATAATAGATTCAATCGGAATAGTGGAAATAATAAATGAATTGATAGGAGTCGAAAAAGACGAAAAAGTAAATGCAGGTCAAGTAGTAAAAGCCATGATAATAAACGGGTTAGGATTTGTCTCAAAACCGTTATATATGTTTCCTGAATATTTTGAAACAATAGCCTGTGAACATCTAATAGGAGCAGGAGTAAAACCAGAATATCTCAACGATGATAAACTGGGGAGAGTCATGGATAAGATGTTTGAAAAAGGATTGAGTACAATCTTTTTTATCATCGCAGTAAAAGCTGCCCAAAAATTTGGAGTATCACTATCAACATCACATCTAGACTCATCATCAATGCACGTACATGGGAAGTATAACACTAGCTTACAAGAAGTAATATTTGAGAGTCAAAAAATAGGAGATAACCAAGAATTAGAGGAAATGACAGCGAAATTACCAAAAGAAATAACTATTAGTTATGGTTATTCTCGTGACCATCGTCCAGACTTAAAACAATTCATTATAGAAATGATATGTTCGGGAGATGGAGACATGCCAATATTTTTAAAACTAGCATCGGGCAACCAAGTAGATTCATCATGTTTTGGTCAAATAGCAGTAGAATATCAAAAACAATTAGAAGTTAATAGTCTTATGGTGGCTGATTCGGCTTTATATACAGAATCAAACCTGAAAATGATGTCAGAATTATCTTGGCTGTGTCGAGTACCAGTAAGTATAAAAGCGGCAAAATCATTAATCTTAACAATACCAGAATCAGAATTTATTGATAGTACAATACCAGGATATAAACTAGCATCAAAAATAGAAAATTATGCCGGAATAGAACAAAGATGGTTAGTAGTGCAAAGTCAAGAGAGGAGAGAATCAGACTTGCGTAAGCTCACCCAAAAAATTATCAAATCAGAATCAAAAGCCGTGCAAGATTTGAGAAAATTATCACAAGAAGAATTTGCTTGTGAAGCAGATGCTATCAAGGCATTATCAAAATTATCAAAACAGTTCAAATATCATAAAATTAACGAGAGTACAGTTACTCAAGTCAAATCTAATAAAAAAGATAGTTCAGGAGAAACATCCTATCAAATATTAGCAAAAGTCTCGGAAGATGAACGTAAAATTAATAGAGAATCCCTGAGTGCGGGACGTTTTATTATTGCTACTAATGTTTTGGATTCAAAGGAACTGAGCAATGATTCCATGCTCAGTGAATATAAAGCCCAGCAGTGTTGTGAAAGAGGGTTTCGTTTTCTCAAAGACCCATTATTTTTTGCAGACAGTATTTTCCTCAAAAGTCCTAAAAGAATAGAGTCAATGGGGATGATTATGGGTTTATGTTTACTGGTTTATACTTTGGCTCAACGTGAAATTAGAGCCGCACTCAGAGAGTCTAAATCAACAATTAAAGACCAATTAGGTAAACTAACTAACCGCCCTACTTTACGCTGGATTTTTCAATGCTTTCAGGGTATTCATTTAGTTGAATATAACAATGAAAAACAAGTCTCTAATTGGACTAAAGATAGAGATTTTATCTTGAATCTTTTGCCAAATGATTGTTTACGTTACTATCGATTAGTAACTTAA
- the pdhA gene encoding pyruvate dehydrogenase (acetyl-transferring) E1 component subunit alpha, with translation MVQERTLPKFDTATVQITREEGLGLYEDMVLGRYFEDKCAEMYYRGKMFGFVHLYNGQEAVSSGIIRGAMRPGEDFVSSTYRDHVHALSAGVPAREVMAELFGKATGCSKGRGGSMHMFSAEHRLLGGYAFVAEGIPVASGAAFQSKYRREVLGDERSDQVTACFFGDGAANNGQFFETLNMAALWKLPILFVVENNKWAIGMAHERATSDPEIYKKASVFNMVGVEVDGMDVLAVRQVAQEAVARARAGEGPTLIEALTYRFRGHSLADPDELRSKEEKEFWFSRDPIKKLGAYLVEHNLAVESDLKQIEKKIQSLIEDAVRFAQESPEPDSSELYRFIFAEDE, from the coding sequence ATGGTTCAAGAACGCACGTTACCCAAATTTGACACCGCTACAGTCCAAATCACTAGAGAAGAGGGGCTGGGACTATACGAGGATATGGTACTAGGACGCTATTTTGAAGATAAATGCGCCGAAATGTACTATCGGGGAAAAATGTTTGGGTTTGTCCATTTATATAATGGACAGGAAGCAGTTTCCAGTGGTATAATCAGGGGTGCAATGCGTCCTGGTGAGGACTTTGTTTCCAGTACCTATCGTGATCACGTACATGCTTTGAGCGCAGGTGTGCCAGCTAGGGAAGTAATGGCGGAATTGTTTGGTAAGGCCACAGGATGTAGCAAAGGGCGTGGTGGTTCCATGCACATGTTTTCTGCTGAACATCGGTTATTGGGTGGTTATGCTTTTGTGGCGGAAGGTATTCCGGTAGCATCTGGAGCAGCCTTTCAAAGTAAGTACCGTCGAGAAGTATTAGGAGATGAAAGATCAGATCAAGTAACCGCTTGTTTTTTTGGTGATGGAGCTGCAAACAACGGTCAATTTTTCGAGACCCTAAATATGGCAGCACTGTGGAAACTACCAATTCTGTTTGTAGTAGAAAATAACAAGTGGGCAATTGGTATGGCGCACGAACGAGCAACCTCGGATCCAGAAATTTACAAAAAAGCCAGTGTGTTTAACATGGTAGGAGTAGAAGTAGATGGTATGGATGTTTTAGCAGTGCGTCAAGTTGCCCAAGAAGCAGTAGCTAGAGCCCGTGCGGGGGAAGGACCAACTTTAATTGAGGCCCTTACCTATCGTTTCCGTGGTCACTCCCTAGCTGATCCTGATGAATTGCGTAGTAAAGAAGAAAAGGAGTTTTGGTTTTCTCGCGATCCCATTAAAAAGTTAGGTGCTTATTTAGTGGAGCATAATTTAGCGGTAGAATCAGATTTAAAACAGATTGAGAAGAAAATACAGAGTTTAATTGAGGATGCAGTCCGTTTTGCCCAGGAGAGTCCTGAACCTGACTCTAGTGAGTTATATCGCTTCATTTTTGCTGAAGACGAGTAA
- a CDS encoding glucokinase: protein MQLLAGDIGGTGTRLRLVEFSPSLGLRTLYEDNYRSGDFDDLVPIVIRFLEAGQTATGTIFAPERACFAIAGPVVNNKVKLTNLSWFLEGERLAQELNIPTVSLINDFAAVGYGILGLQSQDLITLQDVPPQPGAPIGVIGAGTGLGEAFLIQQGENYQVFATEGGHGDFAPRNELEFRLLQYILNKYGIARSSIERVVSGLGIISIYQFLRDTTQEAENPEIAQVVRNWENGQGGSDPGAAIGTAALNNSDRLSIETMRIFVSCYGAEAHNFALKLLPYGGLYISGGIAPRNLPLMQNGNFLKNFVEGGTMTSLLQNIPVHIIVNEQVGLIGAALFASRL, encoded by the coding sequence ATGCAATTACTAGCTGGAGATATAGGTGGTACTGGAACTCGACTCAGATTAGTGGAGTTTTCCCCATCCCTGGGTTTACGCACCTTATATGAGGACAATTATCGTAGTGGAGATTTTGATGATTTAGTACCAATTGTAATTCGCTTTTTAGAGGCGGGACAAACTGCTACAGGAACTATATTTGCCCCGGAAAGAGCCTGTTTTGCGATCGCAGGTCCTGTGGTAAACAATAAGGTGAAGTTAACTAATCTCTCCTGGTTTTTGGAGGGGGAAAGACTGGCACAGGAACTGAATATACCCACAGTGTCTCTGATTAATGATTTTGCAGCTGTGGGTTATGGCATTTTAGGTTTACAAAGCCAGGATTTAATTACGCTACAAGATGTCCCACCCCAACCCGGTGCACCAATAGGAGTAATTGGAGCGGGGACAGGTTTAGGAGAAGCATTTTTAATTCAACAAGGTGAAAATTATCAGGTTTTTGCCACAGAGGGTGGTCATGGAGACTTTGCTCCCAGGAATGAATTAGAATTTAGACTATTACAATATATTCTCAATAAGTATGGGATTGCTCGCTCCTCCATAGAAAGGGTGGTTTCCGGGTTAGGGATAATTTCCATTTACCAGTTCCTCAGAGATACAACCCAAGAAGCGGAAAACCCAGAAATCGCTCAAGTTGTCAGAAACTGGGAAAACGGTCAGGGAGGATCTGATCCAGGAGCTGCTATTGGCACTGCAGCGCTCAATAACAGCGATCGCCTGTCCATAGAAACAATGAGAATATTTGTCAGTTGTTATGGTGCGGAAGCCCACAATTTTGCTTTAAAACTATTACCTTATGGAGGATTATATATTTCTGGTGGTATAGCTCCTAGAAATTTACCCCTGATGCAAAATGGCAACTTCCTGAAAAATTTTGTTGAGGGAGGTACCATGACCTCCCTACTCCAAAATATCCCCGTACATATAATTGTCAACGAACAGGTAGGATTAATAGGAGCTGCTCTGTTTGCATCCAGACTTTGA
- a CDS encoding glycosyltransferase: MPANSWTDQDSYTANSDGLDSLLSDLSAQGKSKNGIKDICSRFQGRRPKAILVLTMVWGGTIALHLVSWGFAFILGLTTILGVHALRIIFVRPRHHHKQIQGDLPSVSVLVSAKNEQAVIARLVHNLCSLEYPHGEYEVWLIDDHSTDKTSEILAQLQQDYKQLNVFRRDANATGGKSGALNQVLPMTKGEIIAVFDADAQISPDLLLQVIPTFQREKVGAVQVRKAIANAKENFWTKGQMAEMALDTWFQQQRTAIGGLGELRGNGQFVRREALNGCGGWNEETITDDLDLTIRLNLTGWDIECMFYPPVLEEGVTNVVALWHQRNRWAEGGYQRYLDYWDLILKGRMRAGKTVDLLIFMLIMYIIPTAAVPDLLMSLIRHRPPILAPITSLSVTMSFIGMFSGLKRTRQDQKNSNYFMLLLQTIRGSIYMLHWLVVMSSTTARVSLRPKRLKWVKTVHTGSQH, encoded by the coding sequence ATGCCAGCGAATTCCTGGACAGATCAGGACTCCTATACAGCAAATTCTGATGGTCTAGACTCCCTGCTATCTGACCTTTCAGCCCAGGGGAAATCCAAAAATGGGATTAAGGATATTTGCTCCCGCTTTCAAGGACGCAGACCTAAGGCCATTCTGGTCCTAACCATGGTTTGGGGGGGAACTATTGCTTTACATTTAGTTTCCTGGGGTTTTGCTTTTATTCTCGGTCTGACCACTATCTTGGGTGTTCATGCTCTTAGAATCATTTTTGTCAGACCCCGCCACCACCATAAGCAAATACAAGGAGATTTACCCTCTGTATCGGTCTTAGTCTCAGCTAAAAACGAACAGGCAGTTATTGCTAGATTGGTGCACAATCTTTGTAGTCTGGAATATCCCCATGGCGAATATGAGGTGTGGCTTATTGATGACCACAGCACAGACAAAACTTCTGAGATATTAGCACAATTACAGCAAGATTACAAACAACTCAATGTCTTTCGTAGAGATGCTAATGCTACCGGTGGAAAATCTGGGGCGCTAAACCAGGTCTTACCAATGACTAAAGGTGAAATTATTGCCGTATTTGATGCTGATGCCCAAATTAGTCCGGATTTATTGTTACAGGTTATACCCACTTTTCAACGAGAAAAGGTCGGTGCTGTACAAGTTAGAAAGGCGATCGCCAATGCTAAGGAAAATTTTTGGACTAAGGGACAAATGGCGGAAATGGCTCTTGACACCTGGTTCCAACAACAACGCACTGCTATTGGTGGGTTGGGTGAATTGCGGGGTAATGGTCAGTTTGTGCGTCGGGAAGCTCTCAATGGTTGTGGTGGGTGGAATGAGGAAACCATCACTGATGATTTGGATTTAACCATTCGCTTAAATCTAACTGGTTGGGATATAGAATGTATGTTCTATCCACCCGTACTGGAAGAGGGTGTGACCAATGTGGTGGCCCTTTGGCATCAACGTAATCGTTGGGCTGAGGGTGGATACCAGCGTTATTTAGATTACTGGGATCTCATCCTCAAAGGTCGCATGAGAGCAGGTAAAACCGTTGATTTACTGATTTTTATGCTGATTATGTATATTATACCTACAGCAGCAGTACCGGATTTACTTATGTCTCTGATTCGTCATCGTCCTCCTATATTAGCGCCTATTACTAGTTTATCTGTCACTATGTCTTTTATTGGCATGTTCTCTGGTTTAAAGCGCACTCGACAAGATCAGAAAAACTCTAATTATTTTATGCTACTTTTACAAACTATTCGTGGCAGCATTTATATGTTGCACTGGTTAGTGGTTATGAGTAGCACTACAGCTAGGGTGTCACTACGTCCTAAACGCCTCAAGTGGGTTAAGACGGTACATACTGGTTCCCAACATTAA
- a CDS encoding 3-deoxy-7-phosphoheptulonate synthase, with product MINKLVNTNIKSSHVLPTPNQVKEKLPLTKSAEHTILQYREELENILDFQDSRKFIVVGPCSIHDPEAAIEYAEKLKLLAHKVHDKLLLIMRVYFEKPRTTIGWKGLINDPDMDDSFKVEKGILIARSLLLKLAELGLPTATEALDPIIPQYISELVSWSAIGARTTESQTHREMASGLSMPVGFKNGTDGNINVALNALKSAQSTHHFLGINQKGQVSVFETRGNSHGHVILRGGTKPNYDPQNVRLVEEQLKTAGLPSRIVIDCSHGNTNKDYRLQPRVLESAIGQIVDGNTSIVGMMLESNLYEGNQPINGNREGLKYGVSVTDQCISWEETEKIILAAHAQLGGD from the coding sequence ATGATCAACAAATTAGTCAACACCAACATTAAGAGTTCCCACGTTTTACCAACTCCTAATCAAGTTAAAGAAAAACTACCTTTAACTAAATCCGCTGAGCACACGATTTTACAGTATAGAGAAGAACTAGAGAATATTTTAGATTTTCAAGACAGCAGAAAATTTATTGTAGTTGGCCCCTGTTCTATTCATGATCCAGAAGCTGCTATAGAATATGCAGAAAAGTTAAAACTCCTAGCACATAAAGTCCATGATAAATTGCTATTAATCATGCGGGTTTACTTTGAAAAGCCCAGAACCACTATTGGATGGAAGGGACTAATTAATGATCCGGACATGGATGATTCGTTCAAAGTAGAAAAGGGAATTTTAATTGCTCGTAGTTTGCTATTAAAACTAGCAGAATTAGGACTACCCACAGCAACAGAAGCATTAGATCCAATTATTCCGCAATATATTAGCGAACTAGTGAGTTGGTCAGCAATTGGAGCAAGAACCACAGAATCACAGACCCACCGAGAAATGGCCAGTGGTCTTTCTATGCCAGTAGGTTTTAAAAATGGCACAGACGGCAATATTAATGTGGCCTTGAATGCTCTCAAATCTGCCCAAAGCACTCACCATTTTTTAGGTATTAATCAAAAAGGACAGGTCAGTGTATTTGAAACCCGAGGCAATTCCCATGGTCATGTAATTTTGCGAGGGGGTACTAAACCCAACTATGATCCACAGAATGTGAGATTGGTAGAAGAACAGTTGAAAACAGCAGGTTTACCATCAAGAATCGTTATTGATTGTAGTCATGGTAATACCAATAAAGACTATAGATTGCAACCTCGGGTCTTAGAAAGTGCAATTGGGCAAATAGTTGATGGGAATACCTCTATTGTGGGTATGATGCTGGAATCAAATTTATATGAAGGTAATCAGCCAATCAACGGTAACCGGGAGGGTTTAAAGTATGGTGTCTCCGTAACTGATCAATGTATTAGTTGGGAGGAAACAGAAAAAATTATTTTGGCTGCTCATGCTCAACTCGGAGGAGATTAA
- the secF gene encoding protein translocase subunit SecF: protein MRLHVNKWRNIWWVFSSVIIISGIISMVISWQIPTIKAPLRPGLDFIGGTRLQLVRDCKQPGNCNQPIDINVVREVAKEQGLGESSIQLISDNGEQNGITIRTKNLDTDQRVKLQSALSQKVGVFDPQKNQIDDVGPTLGRELFRSGIIALIVSFIGITIYLAVRFQWDYAVFAIIALLHDILITVGIFSIFGLVFGIEVDSLFIVALLTITGFSVNDTVVIYDRIRENIKTSPHIPIDRIVDDAVDQTLSRSINTTLTTMLSLVAIFIFGGETLKYFSLALIIGFGAGVYSSIFIASTLLTLWRERSSVQTYTEIET from the coding sequence ATGAGATTACATGTTAACAAATGGCGAAATATCTGGTGGGTTTTTTCATCAGTAATTATTATTAGTGGGATCATATCCATGGTGATTTCTTGGCAAATACCCACGATTAAAGCTCCTTTGCGTCCCGGATTAGATTTCATTGGTGGTACACGGTTACAATTGGTCCGGGATTGTAAACAACCAGGTAATTGCAACCAACCTATAGATATTAACGTGGTGCGAGAAGTTGCCAAAGAACAAGGTTTAGGGGAAAGTAGCATACAGTTAATTTCTGATAATGGCGAACAAAATGGCATCACCATTAGAACAAAAAACTTAGATACGGATCAGCGTGTTAAATTACAAAGTGCCCTAAGCCAAAAAGTTGGTGTTTTCGACCCACAGAAAAACCAAATTGATGATGTAGGTCCAACCCTGGGGAGAGAACTGTTTAGGTCTGGAATTATTGCTTTAATAGTTTCTTTTATTGGGATTACAATTTACCTAGCTGTGAGATTCCAATGGGACTACGCAGTTTTTGCCATAATTGCGCTGTTACATGATATTTTGATTACAGTGGGCATATTTTCCATTTTTGGTTTAGTTTTTGGTATAGAGGTAGATAGTTTATTTATCGTAGCATTGCTGACGATTACGGGATTTTCTGTTAACGATACGGTTGTAATTTATGACCGGATTAGGGAGAATATAAAAACCAGTCCTCACATACCCATTGATAGGATTGTTGATGACGCAGTGGATCAGACATTAAGTAGGTCAATAAATACCACTCTAACTACCATGTTATCATTGGTGGCTATTTTTATATTTGGTGGAGAAACATTGAAGTATTTTTCCCTGGCCTTGATTATTGGTTTTGGGGCGGGTGTGTATTCTAGCATTTTTATTGCCAGTACCCTTTTAACTCTGTGGAGAGAAAGGAGCAGCGTTCAAACCTACACCGAAATAGAAACTTAG
- the secD gene encoding protein translocase subunit SecD: MQKYRSVLALIIILLIAAIAVIVKIPVPLGLDLQGGSQLTIQVKPTEQIKEITDRELEAVKKVVEGRINGLGVSEPIIQTVGKDKILVQLPGVNDPQQAEKVLGGTAQLEFRLQKPDTETLLQSLRVSQLDIKSKQETLRKGKDENAIAANQAELKKNYQAIAELFASTDPPLTGKYLKDAYGEPTQGNNWNVALRFDNEGGALFAELTKQLAGTGRGIGIFLDNELISSPSVGVEFAATGITGGSAIITGRFQAEEANNLGVQLRGGALPVPVEIAERRTVGATLGQDSIQSSIYAGIGGLALVLVFMVLYYRLPGLIADISLIIYAILTWATFSLLGVTLTLPGIAGFILSIGMAVDANVLIFERTREELRSGKTLYRSVESGFYRAFSSILDSNVTTWIACAALFWLGSGLVKGFALTLALGVGVSMFTAITCSRTLMFLAISFPSWRKPALYCPKLADRTEIIK, encoded by the coding sequence ATGCAAAAATACAGATCCGTATTAGCCTTAATCATAATTTTACTTATTGCAGCAATAGCAGTAATTGTTAAAATTCCAGTGCCCTTGGGATTAGACCTGCAAGGGGGTTCTCAGTTAACAATTCAGGTGAAACCAACAGAGCAAATCAAAGAGATTACAGACAGGGAGCTGGAAGCAGTTAAAAAAGTTGTAGAAGGGAGAATTAATGGTTTAGGAGTTTCTGAACCGATCATTCAAACCGTGGGCAAAGATAAGATTCTCGTCCAGTTACCCGGGGTAAATGACCCACAACAAGCAGAAAAGGTACTCGGTGGTACAGCACAATTAGAGTTTCGTCTACAAAAGCCAGATACGGAAACTTTATTACAGAGTTTAAGAGTATCTCAACTGGATATAAAAAGTAAACAAGAAACTTTAAGAAAGGGCAAAGATGAAAACGCCATTGCTGCAAATCAAGCGGAATTAAAGAAAAACTATCAGGCGATCGCGGAGTTATTTGCCAGCACGGATCCACCCCTAACAGGTAAATACCTAAAAGATGCTTATGGAGAGCCTACCCAAGGAAACAATTGGAACGTGGCCCTGCGCTTTGACAATGAAGGTGGGGCCCTATTTGCCGAGTTGACCAAACAATTGGCGGGGACTGGACGAGGGATTGGTATTTTTTTGGACAATGAGTTAATTAGCTCTCCTAGTGTAGGAGTAGAGTTTGCAGCCACTGGCATCACTGGTGGGTCAGCAATTATAACCGGAAGATTTCAAGCGGAAGAAGCAAATAATCTAGGTGTGCAGTTAAGAGGGGGAGCCTTACCCGTACCGGTGGAAATTGCCGAAAGAAGGACAGTAGGTGCTACCCTAGGTCAAGATAGTATTCAAAGTAGTATCTATGCTGGTATTGGAGGGTTAGCTCTGGTTTTAGTCTTTATGGTTTTATACTATAGACTACCAGGATTAATTGCTGATATCTCCCTAATCATTTACGCCATTTTAACCTGGGCCACATTCTCTTTGTTAGGAGTTACCCTTACCCTACCCGGTATAGCAGGGTTTATCCTGAGTATTGGTATGGCAGTAGATGCTAATGTACTAATTTTTGAGCGTACACGAGAGGAGTTAAGATCTGGTAAAACTCTTTATAGATCTGTCGAATCTGGTTTTTACCGAGCATTTTCCAGCATTTTAGATAGCAATGTTACCACCTGGATTGCTTGTGCAGCCTTATTTTGGTTAGGTTCCGGATTGGTGAAAGGATTTGCTCTCACTTTAGCATTGGGGGTTGGGGTTAGCATGTTTACCGCCATTACCTGTAGTCGCACTCTTATGTTTTTAGCCATATCCTTTCCATCTTGGCGGAAACCGGCTTTGTATTGTCCCAAATTAGCAGATAGGACGGAGATAATTAAATGA
- a CDS encoding alpha-ketoacid dehydrogenase subunit beta produces MAETLFFNALREAIDEEMSRDPSVFVLGEDVGHYGGSYKVTKDLCKKYGDLRVLDTPIAENSFTGLAVGAAMTGLRPIIEGMNMGFLLLAFNQISNNAGMLRYTSGGNFKIPMVIRGPGGVGRQLGAEHSQRLEAYFQAVPGLKIVACSTPYNAKGLLKAAIRDENPVLFFEHVLLYNLKEDLPREEYILPLDKAEIVRKGKDVTILTYSRMRYHVMQAVKTLEKQGHDPEVIDLISLKPLDFDTIGASIRKTHRVIVVEECMRTGGIGAELTASINDRLFDELDAPVLRLSSQDIPTPYNGNLERLTIVQPEQVVEAVEKMVALRV; encoded by the coding sequence ATGGCAGAAACACTATTTTTCAACGCTCTGCGGGAAGCAATTGACGAAGAAATGTCCCGCGATCCTAGCGTGTTTGTACTAGGCGAGGACGTGGGACACTACGGCGGTTCCTATAAAGTTACCAAAGACCTGTGTAAAAAGTATGGTGATCTGCGAGTCTTGGATACCCCCATCGCTGAAAATAGCTTTACCGGATTAGCTGTAGGTGCAGCCATGACGGGATTAAGACCTATAATCGAAGGTATGAACATGGGCTTTTTGCTCCTAGCATTCAACCAAATTTCCAACAATGCGGGAATGTTACGGTACACATCCGGTGGTAACTTTAAAATCCCCATGGTTATTCGTGGTCCAGGTGGAGTGGGTAGACAATTAGGAGCAGAACACTCCCAAAGACTGGAAGCCTACTTCCAAGCAGTTCCAGGCTTAAAAATTGTTGCTTGCTCCACACCCTATAACGCTAAGGGTCTATTAAAAGCCGCAATCCGGGATGAGAACCCAGTGTTATTTTTTGAACACGTTTTGCTTTACAACTTGAAAGAGGATTTGCCTAGGGAAGAATACATCCTCCCCCTAGATAAAGCGGAGATAGTTCGTAAAGGAAAAGATGTAACTATTCTCACATATTCACGGATGCGCTATCATGTAATGCAAGCGGTGAAAACTTTGGAGAAACAGGGACATGATCCAGAAGTTATTGATTTAATTTCTTTGAAGCCTCTTGACTTTGATACCATTGGTGCATCAATTCGCAAAACTCACCGGGTGATAGTGGTGGAAGAGTGTATGAGGACGGGAGGAATTGGAGCAGAACTAACCGCCTCTATCAATGACAGATTGTTTGATGAACTGGATGCACCTGTATTGCGTCTCTCTTCCCAAGATATTCCCACACCTTACAACGGTAACTTAGAAAGGTTAACCATTGTCCAACCAGAACAGGTGGTGGAAGCAGTGGAAAAAATGGTTGCTTTGCGGGTTTAA
- a CDS encoding D-alanine--D-alanine ligase family protein: MSKLRVGLLFGGRSGEHEVSIVSAGAIAKALTTGENSQKYEVCPFYIQKDGVWQGEEIARKVLESGSAQENTPNTANYLWQFPQKSPQIDLWFPILHGPNGEDGTIQGLLTLMQVPFVGSGVLGSAMGMDKIAMKTAFAQAGLPQVQYQTVTRAQIWSNPCVFPKLCDQIETTLGYPCFVKPANLGSSVGIAKVRSRQELETALDNAATYDRRIIVEAGVVAREVECAVLGNDHPQASVVGEISFNSDFYDYETKYTQGKADLLIPAPLSQTVVEQIQEMSLKAFAAVDAAGLARVDFFYVESTGEILINEINTLPGFTSTSMYPQLWANTGISFPQLVDQLIQLAIERQPTSDRLTN; the protein is encoded by the coding sequence ATGTCAAAACTGAGGGTGGGGTTATTATTTGGTGGACGTTCTGGAGAACACGAAGTTTCCATAGTTTCCGCAGGAGCAATTGCCAAGGCCTTGACTACGGGAGAGAATAGCCAAAAATATGAGGTATGTCCATTTTACATTCAAAAGGACGGGGTATGGCAAGGGGAGGAAATAGCTAGAAAAGTCTTAGAATCGGGTTCAGCTCAGGAAAATACCCCCAACACAGCCAATTATTTATGGCAATTTCCTCAGAAATCTCCCCAAATTGATTTGTGGTTTCCCATATTGCACGGACCCAATGGAGAGGATGGAACTATTCAGGGATTACTCACCTTGATGCAAGTGCCTTTTGTGGGGTCTGGAGTTTTGGGATCAGCCATGGGAATGGATAAAATTGCTATGAAAACAGCCTTTGCCCAAGCTGGTCTACCCCAAGTCCAATACCAAACCGTTACTAGAGCGCAAATTTGGTCAAATCCCTGTGTGTTCCCTAAACTGTGCGACCAAATTGAGACCACATTGGGTTATCCTTGCTTTGTTAAACCAGCTAACCTAGGTTCATCCGTAGGTATCGCTAAAGTACGCTCCCGTCAAGAACTAGAAACGGCTCTAGATAATGCTGCTACCTATGATAGACGAATTATAGTTGAAGCTGGAGTAGTTGCTAGAGAAGTAGAATGCGCAGTTTTGGGTAATGACCATCCCCAAGCCTCTGTGGTTGGTGAAATCAGTTTTAATAGTGATTTTTACGATTATGAAACCAAATACACCCAGGGAAAAGCTGACCTGTTAATACCCGCACCTCTATCACAAACAGTAGTTGAACAAATTCAAGAAATGTCTCTAAAAGCCTTTGCAGCAGTTGATGCTGCTGGTTTAGCCAGGGTAGATTTCTTTTATGTGGAGTCCACCGGAGAAATATTAATCAACGAAATTAACACCTTGCCAGGATTTACATCCACAAGCATGTATCCCCAACTTTGGGCAAATACCGGAATTAGCTTTCCCCAACTAGTTGACCAATTGATTCAACTAGCAATTGAACGCCAACCAACCTCAGACCGATTGACAAATTGA